One genomic segment of Komagataella phaffii GS115 chromosome 4, complete sequence includes these proteins:
- a CDS encoding 60S ribosomal protein L22, with amino-acid sequence MPFSIELFLTPYQTKKINYETKTFTVDASAPTEQGVFDPASYAKYLIDHIKVGGHIGNLGSDITVTQEGNKIIVVSNTKFSGKYLKYLSKRYLKKNQIRDWIRFISIRKNEYRLQFYATEEDDEEEDEE; translated from the coding sequence ATGCCATTCTCTATTGAACTGTTTCTAACACCCTATcagaccaagaagattAACTACGAGACTAAGACTTTCACCGTCGACGCTTCCGCCCCAACTGAGCAAGGTGTTTTCGACCCAGCCTCTTACGCCAAGTACTTGATTGACCACATCAAGGTCGGTGGTCACATTGGTAACTTGGGTTCCGACATCACCGTTACCCAGGAGGGAAACAAGATTATTGTTGTCTCTAACACCAAGTTCTCTGGTAAGTACTTGAAGTACTTGTCCAAGAGatacttgaagaagaaccagATCAGAGACTGGATCAGATTCATCTCCATCAGAAAAAACGAGTACCGTTTGCAATTCTACGCTactgaggaagatgatgaggaggaagatgaagagtaA